The genomic segment CACTTGCATTTCGACGTTCACTCGACCCCTATAGGCTCGTGCTGTGCGGGATTATTGTGACGGCCCTGTTGCAGTCGTACATCAATTTCTTGATGATCCGCGCTGATATCCGTGATGCAACCAGCGCCCAATTTTGGCTCACCGGTTCACTGAACGCAGCCCACTGGGGGCGAGCGCTTCCACTCTGTGTGGTGATCATTGCGCTGCTGCCGCTCATCGGCTGGATGGCGCATCAACTCAAGGCCACGTCGCTAGGAGAAGATTCGGCGGCCAGCCTAGGAGTTCGAGTCAATGCCAGCTATCTCACATTCCTAGGTGTGGCGGTGCTCGTGGCAGCTCTCGCAGTATCGGCCGCTGGACCCATCGGGTTTGTTGCCTTTGTGGCGCCACAGCTGGCATTGCGGGTATCAGGTGTGTCTACTCCGCCCCTGCTGGCCTCGGCACTGATGGGCGCAGCATTGGTGCTCGCTGCCGATATCACAACCCAAACTCTTCTTCCCACAGAGCTGCCTGTAGGTCTCGTGACCTCAGCACTAGGTGGCCTGTTCTTGATTTATTTGTTGAGAAAGGTCAACGCATGAGTATGAGTGTCACCGCAAAGAATCTCAGCGTCAGCTACGACAAACGCGTGATATTAAACGATCTCAACGTGGAATTTCCCGCAGGCAAGATAACCACAATCATTGGCCCCAATGGCTGCGGAAAGTCAACCTTGTTGCGCGCTACCGCCCGCCTTATGGACGCATCGGGAACGGTAACCCTTGGAGGCCACGATATCTCTACGATGAAGCGGAAGGCGCTGGCGACACGAATCGCGATGCTACCCCAAAGCCCTGAAGCTCCATCAGGTTTGCGCGTAGCCGACTTGGTTTCTCGTGGTCGCCACCCACACCAGCGGTGGTATAACCAGTGGTCCTCTACAGACGAAGCGGAGGTAGAGAAAGCGCTAGCACTCACCGGCTCCACCGAGTTGGCAGAACGGCAGGTAGACGAGCTCTCGGGAGGACAACGCCAGAGAGTGTGGATCTCCATGGTGCTGGCCCAAGATACCGAGGTGCTCTTTCTTGATGAGCCCACCACCTACCTTGACTTGTCGCACTCCCTTGAGGTGCTGCGGCTGGTTCGCGGGCTGCGCGGGCGCACCGTGGTGATGGTTCTCCACGATCTCAACCTAGCGGTGCGCTACTCCGATCATCTGATAGTGATGAAAAAAGGCGCGATCGCCGCCGCGGGCGAGCCGCAGGCAGTGATCACGCCAGAACTGTTGCGCGAAGTCTTTGATCTTGACGCGCTGGTCGTTCAGGACCCGGCAACAGCGGGGCCGTTGATCGTCCCGAAAGACGATCGGCCCTCTACTCCCACTCGATAGTTCCCGGGGGCTTGGAGGTGACATCCAAGACAACTCGGTTGACGTCCTCGACCTCGTTGGTAATGCGGGTGGAAATCTTTTCCAACACATCGAAGGGCAGTCGAGTCCAGTCGGCGGTCATGGCGTCCTCGGAGCTCACCGGGCGCAGCACGATCGGGTGGCCATAGGTGCGGCCGTCGCCCTGCACGCCCACGGAGCGGACGTCTGCCAGCAGGACCACGGGGCACTGCCAGATCTCCTGGTCAAGCCCAGCTGCGGTGAGCTCGGTCCGAGCAATGAGATCGGCCTTGCGGAGTGTCTCGAGACGCTCCTCGGTGACCTCACCGATAATGCGGATACCCAAACCAGGACCGGGGAAGGGCTGGCGGCCCACGATCTCCTCGGGCAGACCCAGCTCGCGACCCACTGCGCGAACCTCGTCCTTAAACAGCAGCCGTAGCGGTTCGACAAGCTCGAACTCGACATCGTCCGGCAGACCGCCCACATTGTGGTGGCTCTTAATATTCGCGGTACCCGAACCACCGCCGGATTCCACCACGTCTGGGTACAGGGTGCCCTGCACGAGGTAGTCCACGCTGGATCCCTCGGGAGCATCCTCCAGCACACCAGCAACGGCACGCTCGAAGGAACGGATGAACTCGTGGCCAATGGCCTTACGCTTCTCCTCCGGATCGCTCACACCCTTCAGCTTGGCGAGGAAGGCATCGGCCTCGTGTGCCGTCACAAGCTTCGCGCCAGTGGCCGCCACGAAGTCCTGCTCCACCTGCTCGCGCTCACCGGCACGCAACAGGCCATGATCCACGAATACACAGGTGAGGCGATCCCCAATGGCTCGCTGCACGAGAGCGGCTGCCACGGCGGAATCCACACCACCCGACAGGCCGCAGATGGCGCGGCCGTGCTCGCCCACTTGGGAGCGGACGGCGTCGACAAGCTCGGTGGCGATATTCGCGGCGGTCCAATTCTGCTCCAGCCCGGCGATCTCCGTAAGGAAACGGGTGAGCACCTCCTGGCCATGCGGAGAATGCATGACCTCGGGGTGGTACTGCACGCCCGCCATGCGCTTATCGACGTTCTCAAATGCAGCAACCGGCGCACCAGCCGTGGTGGCGGTGACATCGAAGCCCTCGGGGGCCTGAGTCACGGCATCGCCATGGCTCATCCACACCTTGTGGGTGGAGTCGAGCCCGGCGTGAAGCACGCCCTCGGTAGCGGTGAGATCGGTGCGGCCATATTCGCGGGCGCCAGTGGCGGCCACAGTGCCGCCCAGGCTAGCGGTCATGTATTGGAAGCCATAGCAAATGCCGAAGATCGGCAGGCCAAGCTCGAAAATATCGGAATCAAGGCGCGGCGCCCCCTCGGCGTACACCGAGGATGGACCACCGGAGAGGATCAGCGCGGCGGGATTCTTCGCCTTGATCTCTTCAGCGGTCGCGGTGTGGGGCACCACCTCTGAATAAATATTCGCCTCGCGCACACGGCGCGCAATTAACTGGGCATACTGGGCGCCGAAATCGACGACCACAACGGGATGAGAATTCACTTGCGTCACAAATGCTTAGCCTAGCAGCCTCCCTAGGCGCCACCGACGTCCACCATCACCAAGCTCATGTGCGAGGCTTCGAGGGCCTCGAGGGCGTGGCGCTCATTGGGTGCAAGATAGATGACATCGCCCGGGTGCATCTCGTGGGGCTCGCCGGCGACGGTGACGTTCAGTCGGCCGTCGATGAGCTGCACCACCACGGCCCGTGGGGAGGAGTGCTCGGCGAGGGTGTCGCCGGCATTGAAGCTAAAGATGACGGTGCGCAGGTGCTCGTTGTTGACGAGGACCTTCGAGGTGGCTGCGGGGAAATCGTTCAGCACGCCAAGCGCGACGGTGGAGGAATCCATGCTTAACTCCTAGGTAGGGTACGCACGGTATTTTACACGCCATTTTCCGTGTTTAAGTTTTTGAAGCCGATGCCCACCGGCACACCGACATTGTCGATCACCCGCACGCCGTCGATCGTGGCGGCCACGAGCAGGCGGGCATCACCGCGCTCAGGAGGGGGACCGAAGGTGCGGGCATCACGCAACTCGACATACTCCACATCCACCCCATCATCGGCACCGAGGAGCTCACGAGCGGTAGCAAGCACGGCCTCGGCGCCTTCTTCGGCGCGGTGGGTAGCGGCAAGCAACGCGGCAGAGAGCACCATGGCCCGCTCGAGCTGCTCGGGACCAAGATCGGCGAGGGCTGGCTGCAAGGCCACACCCGAGGCCGAGCGCGTCGGCGGAACACCACGCACCGAAGCGGTGAAACCATACTCGGAAATCAGCCTCTGCGTGAGCAGCAGAAACTCATAATCGCGCTCGCTGAGCACCACCACATGGGGATTCACCAGCACCAGCAGCCTCAGCATCAGCGATGCACGCTCTTCCAGCTGCTCGAGCCCCGCAGAATCGAGGGCCAGCGTGATCCGCGGTGCGTCCAGCCCAGGCACGCTGGCATCCACCCCCAACTCGCGGGCGTGCTCCTCGGAACACTCCCCCACGAGCACCACGACAGCACGGGGAACGCTCCTTGCGGCGCGAACAAGCGCAACATGCTGCGGCGCCCACGGCTCGGCGAGCGGCACAAGCACCACGGGGCGGCCCGTTTTACGCATGGCGGAGGCAAAGGTGCGCAGCAGATCAGGGGAATCAATCACCCGGGCCGCGCCAGGTTCGAAAGCCATTATTTGTTGAAGTTCTTCAGCAGATCAGCAACCGAGACCGACCCAGCGCGCTCATCAGCACGGCGGCGCCCGTGGTGGGAAGGCTCGGGCTCAGGCTCGGGCTCCGGTTCCCACAGCGGCTCGGGCTCAGGCTCGGGCTCCGGTTCCCACAGCGGCTCGGGCTCAGGCTCGGGCTCCGGTTCCCACAGCGGCTCGGGCTCAGGCTCGGGCTCCGGTTCCCACAGCGGCTCGGGCTCAGGCTCGGGCTCCGGTTCCCACAGCGGCTCGGGAATGTCTTCGACGCGGTTGAACACGGTGGTTTCCGCATCGAAGGGAAGGGGGCTGCTCGGCGGCTCCGGCCGCTCGTCCTCGAGGGAGCTGGTGGCTTCTTCGATCTCGTGGATGCGCTCGGCGGCGGCGCTGAGGGTCTTCGGCTCGTAGTAGATTTGCCCAGTCAGCTGCTCCAGCTGCTCCCGCAGGATCTCGAGCTGCTCACGCACGGCGGCGATATTGTCGTCATGTTCCTCGCGCAAGGCCTCGAGATAGTCTTGCTCGATCTCCAGCTGCTCCGAGCGGTGATCGGCGCGCTCGCGCTCCAGCTTCTCCTCGTACAGGTCGCGCTGGGCATTCAACGCCGCATTCGCCTCCTCCACTTGGTTGCGGTAGCGGAAGACGAGGAAGAAGCCCAGCACCGCGGCCCACAGGGCGGCGAGCACGGCGAGCTTCATCATGGCGTCATTGTTCATGAATAACATGAGCAAGCTGGCGGCAAGTGCCAGCACCACCAGCACGATCAGCGCGATCTGGCCTTTGTCGCTTTGCTCGGCGTGCTGCTGTTCTTCACGAGGGGTGGGGGAGCTCATGAGTCCTTAATCTACCTAAAACTGCCCCGTAGTGGGCTGAGCCCGCGCGGCACGTCAGGCCGGTTCCCCATCCGGCGGCGGTGGCAAGGTGCATCCGCGCTCCAGATATATTCCTGCCGCGGCCAAGGCCACACCGGCTGCCGCGGAGATCACCACGCCCGGAAGATCATTCTGGGCGGCGGCCAAGGAGGAAGCCTTCGGCAATACAAAGGTGGCCATGCCCACATACCAGCCGCCCACGATCGCCCCAGTCCACGCCGATGCTTTCGCCACCACCAGCCACAGGGCCGCGGTGGTGGGATTGAGCTGGGAGCGATCCATGCCGATGTTGTTGTGATCGAGATTCTCTCGCACTCTCCTCCCCCAGATCACACAAACCAGCGCCATCACCCAGAGCGTGACGGAGGCAGTGGCCGAGACTGTCACCAAGGAACCATAGCGTCCCCACGTGAGGATCACGCCAACCAGAGCGCTAAAGCCCCCGGCGGCAAGAAGCCACGAGACAGGTGTGCGTTTCATTCGATCACCTCGATACCGGTGCGTTCGGCGGCCGGGAGAGCGTCGATAAGCGTGCTCAGTGGAGTGCCGCCAAGAGCAGCGTCGGGAGCGATCTCGTGCCAGGGGATGAGCACGAAGCCGCGCTGGTGAGCATAAGGATGCGGGACGGTGAGTGTGGGATCTGTGCTGGTGAAGCCCGGGATATCCACGATGTCCACGTCGAGAGTGCGCGGACCCCAGTGGCGCTGGCGTACCCGCTCGGCGCGGGCCTCGAGGGCCTGGCCGCGGGCGAGTAGCTGCTGCGGAGTGGACTCGGTGTCCACGATGAGAACCGCGTTGAGGAAGTCCGGCTGGTCCTCCACTCCCCATGGCGCGGTGACATAGAGCGAGGAGCAGGCCACCATCTCGGAGCGGAACTCCTCCAGCACGCTCGCCAGATGGGAGCGAGAAGCACCAGTATTGGAGCCGATCGATATCACTGCGCGCATGATTCACTACCTCCTGCGAGAGCGGCGCGCCACCACGGCCACGTCCTGGAAGGGCAGATCGATGGGGGCATCGGGCTTGTGGATGCGCACCTCAATGGCGTGCAGCTGCGGGAAGCGCTCCATGGCCTGCTCCGCGATGGTGGAGGCGACGGTCTCGATGAGATCCATGGGAGGTCCGGTGAGCACCGCGTGGGCCAGCTCGGCGAGCTCACCATAATGCACTGTGCCGGCGAGGGTGTCCTCGCGGGGAAAGTCGAGCCAACAGGTGAGATCCGCCAAAAAGCGCTGCCCGGCGCGTTTCTCGAAGTCGAAAACCCCGTGATAACCGGTGGCTTCGAGGCCAGTGAGTTCAATACGATCAGCCATTAACTCTCCTCAGGATGGTTCCACAACTGGGCCACGTCCACCGCGTCGCGCGAGACAGCCACGTCGTGCACCCG from the Corynebacterium ciconiae DSM 44920 genome contains:
- a CDS encoding FecCD family ABC transporter permease, whose product is MWRVRAFVATLALAAGIMVLAGLSVSIVGDYRLNILSVLAGHGSRAEQLVVYQWRLPRTATAIVVGIALGLSGALTQSVTRNPLASPDILGITSGASAAAVTVLTLGAATWSLPLAALVGACVTALAIWALAFRRSLDPYRLVLCGIIVTALLQSYINFLMIRADIRDATSAQFWLTGSLNAAHWGRALPLCVVIIALLPLIGWMAHQLKATSLGEDSAASLGVRVNASYLTFLGVAVLVAALAVSAAGPIGFVAFVAPQLALRVSGVSTPPLLASALMGAALVLAADITTQTLLPTELPVGLVTSALGGLFLIYLLRKVNA
- a CDS encoding ABC transporter ATP-binding protein, which encodes MSMSVTAKNLSVSYDKRVILNDLNVEFPAGKITTIIGPNGCGKSTLLRATARLMDASGTVTLGGHDISTMKRKALATRIAMLPQSPEAPSGLRVADLVSRGRHPHQRWYNQWSSTDEAEVEKALALTGSTELAERQVDELSGGQRQRVWISMVLAQDTEVLFLDEPTTYLDLSHSLEVLRLVRGLRGRTVVMVLHDLNLAVRYSDHLIVMKKGAIAAAGEPQAVITPELLREVFDLDALVVQDPATAGPLIVPKDDRPSTPTR
- the guaA gene encoding glutamine-hydrolyzing GMP synthase, which codes for MTQVNSHPVVVVDFGAQYAQLIARRVREANIYSEVVPHTATAEEIKAKNPAALILSGGPSSVYAEGAPRLDSDIFELGLPIFGICYGFQYMTASLGGTVAATGAREYGRTDLTATEGVLHAGLDSTHKVWMSHGDAVTQAPEGFDVTATTAGAPVAAFENVDKRMAGVQYHPEVMHSPHGQEVLTRFLTEIAGLEQNWTAANIATELVDAVRSQVGEHGRAICGLSGGVDSAVAAALVQRAIGDRLTCVFVDHGLLRAGEREQVEQDFVAATGAKLVTAHEADAFLAKLKGVSDPEEKRKAIGHEFIRSFERAVAGVLEDAPEGSSVDYLVQGTLYPDVVESGGGSGTANIKSHHNVGGLPDDVEFELVEPLRLLFKDEVRAVGRELGLPEEIVGRQPFPGPGLGIRIIGEVTEERLETLRKADLIARTELTAAGLDQEIWQCPVVLLADVRSVGVQGDGRTYGHPIVLRPVSSEDAMTADWTRLPFDVLEKISTRITNEVEDVNRVVLDVTSKPPGTIEWE
- a CDS encoding cupin domain-containing protein, with amino-acid sequence MDSSTVALGVLNDFPAATSKVLVNNEHLRTVIFSFNAGDTLAEHSSPRAVVVQLIDGRLNVTVAGEPHEMHPGDVIYLAPNERHALEALEASHMSLVMVDVGGA
- a CDS encoding pantoate--beta-alanine ligase, which encodes MAFEPGAARVIDSPDLLRTFASAMRKTGRPVVLVPLAEPWAPQHVALVRAARSVPRAVVVLVGECSEEHARELGVDASVPGLDAPRITLALDSAGLEQLEERASLMLRLLVLVNPHVVVLSERDYEFLLLTQRLISEYGFTASVRGVPPTRSASGVALQPALADLGPEQLERAMVLSAALLAATHRAEEGAEAVLATARELLGADDGVDVEYVELRDARTFGPPPERGDARLLVAATIDGVRVIDNVGVPVGIGFKNLNTENGV
- a CDS encoding DUF6779 domain-containing protein, which produces MSSPTPREEQQHAEQSDKGQIALIVLVVLALAASLLMLFMNNDAMMKLAVLAALWAAVLGFFLVFRYRNQVEEANAALNAQRDLYEEKLERERADHRSEQLEIEQDYLEALREEHDDNIAAVREQLEILREQLEQLTGQIYYEPKTLSAAAERIHEIEEATSSLEDERPEPPSSPLPFDAETTVFNRVEDIPEPLWEPEPEPEPEPLWEPEPEPEPEPLWEPEPEPEPEPLWEPEPEPEPEPLWEPEPEPEPEPSHHGRRRADERAGSVSVADLLKNFNK
- a CDS encoding DUF3180 domain-containing protein produces the protein MKRTPVSWLLAAGGFSALVGVILTWGRYGSLVTVSATASVTLWVMALVCVIWGRRVRENLDHNNIGMDRSQLNPTTAALWLVVAKASAWTGAIVGGWYVGMATFVLPKASSLAAAQNDLPGVVISAAAGVALAAAGIYLERGCTLPPPPDGEPA
- the folK gene encoding 2-amino-4-hydroxy-6-hydroxymethyldihydropteridine diphosphokinase, whose product is MRAVISIGSNTGASRSHLASVLEEFRSEMVACSSLYVTAPWGVEDQPDFLNAVLIVDTESTPQQLLARGQALEARAERVRQRHWGPRTLDVDIVDIPGFTSTDPTLTVPHPYAHQRGFVLIPWHEIAPDAALGGTPLSTLIDALPAAERTGIEVIE
- the folB gene encoding dihydroneopterin aldolase, encoding MADRIELTGLEATGYHGVFDFEKRAGQRFLADLTCWLDFPREDTLAGTVHYGELAELAHAVLTGPPMDLIETVASTIAEQAMERFPQLHAIEVRIHKPDAPIDLPFQDVAVVARRSRRR